The DNA region CCGAAGAAAAAGCCAAAAGCGTGTGTGTAAACTCTGTTTAAGGAGGTCACAACATTGGCTTGTTGCAGTGGTTTTGCACCTCAGGCCTCAGCGCGAGCGTCTTAACAAGTTGCTCGGCAGTTGGCCAGGCCTGCGTCTGCCTCATCATCCAGAACGGGTCACGTCACGTGACGTCAGAGATGCTTCTCCTCCACCGTTATCTTTTAGAGATTATAAAGCCCTGCTTCTAAATCCCCTGGTAGCCTGACATCAGCAGTGAAGTGATTGAGCTCAGCAGTAGAGgagacgacgatgatgatgagggtgaGATCAGTAAATCTAGCATAATTAGCTTTTATTGAGTTGAGTCACTCAGGCATGACTTGTTATGGGTTTCTTAACTCACAGCAATGCTGTGAATATACAACACGTTCAGCAAACATCGATTAATACCCAGCTAGGCTCAAAGCTCACCAttctttaaaacaatgtttcaatCAGGAAAACGTTGCTTTTCCACCTCTTGGTTCacttgtcattttgttttttgtctatttttaaTTGCAGCTTGGCGACTTCTACTTGGAGCTTCACTGGGACTTCCAAAGTTGGGGTGAGTcaacctccctcctcttcctcgtgaTCCAGTCAGAGGTTCAGTGGTTGCGTGTTGTCTGCACCTGTCCAAGGGCGTTGCATTCGAGGCCGACCTTCTTTAGGCTGCTCTCTTACAGTTCAAATGTCCAACCCACTGGTAAAGCAGCACTTGCTTAGTCTGCACAAGTTGTGTGTGCTCGGTGTGAATTATTGACAAGGTGGGTAGTATCCTGAATCCAAACTGGTTACGTAAGCATGTGTCTGTAAGGGTGAAACACTGCAACTGTCCTGACAGGCGGATAAAATGGTATTTGTAGATGAGACGGCTCCAGATTTATGCGCTTTCAGAGAAATCTGGCTCGAACCAGCACATTGATGGAGCAGTGTGCTCACGTCGCGGGGATGTCTCCAGGCCTATTCACTGTACACGGGctgctttgtctctgtttgtcaGTGCTTTCTTTGGACACGGGCAGAGCAGCGAAGGAAGATTCCTGCTCCTCAGTCCAGTGCAGTCGGTTATTAAATATTCAGCTGGGCGCTGCATGGTCCTCTGCAGCGCTGTACTGTACGCTGCTGAGAGCCTGAGTGGCTGGCGGTTTTCATTATGGAGCGAGCGTGGTGAAGGTGGGCCGGACGGGCCGTGCCTTTTACTTGTCCTGACTGTTTCTCTTCATGTTGCAGTGCCTTTGCTCTCCAGAATCCTGCCTTCAGATGCATGCAAGATCTACAAGCAGGGCATCAACATCAGGCAAGTCCTGTCAATCTGAATGAAACCGAGGCCTAATAAcgcatgtgttgttgtgttcaaaatgaacaaaaagcaGCCGCTTATGGAAACCGCATGAGAGGAAACACTCATTTCTACAGAAGCTACTTTActttattcttatttatttgtcatcTCATGCTCCACGCAGCAGCTGTTTAATTTCCCTCTTTCTCGCCTCGGCCTTGTTTAGGTAACTAGAGTGTGAAATCGGTGCCTGGCGATAAGTGGAAGCACAACAGTGATTCCTTTACAGGCGACTCTCTCACTCCTGTTCTGCGAATGAAATTGCGGCTGCGGACGCTAACGTGCTGCCTGGCTCCGATGCCGGCTGGCTCACAGTCACGCATTAACACTCGTTCCTCCGCTTGCATCAAGCGAACCCTTTTAAAGAACGAGTCGGGTTTCACAAAAGCGTATTTTTAACTCTGCGCTGTTTCTGCGGGAGATAGCCTTGATGTAGGGCTTGTCATCCTGGTGTAGCAGCTCCTGCCTGCCTAATTTGCTGCTCACAATGGCCTCTTATtatgagggagggagtgtgtgtgtgtgtgggggggctgtCACAGCTAGTTCATTTACATTCTGCAGGGTGGCAGGCCTGTCATACCCACCCATAGCACCACCACATTGTGTCTGGTCCTCACAGGCAGCTCAGGTATTCTCTTTGCTGTCACGCTTCGTTCTGGCACTAGCCGAGTGGAAGGATTCTTGAAATGCGGTGACAGTCATTACCGCACGCAGCCTCTGGACTCTCAGAGACGCCCGTCACCGCGTTGACGCCGCGCGGCTGAAGTGAAAGCGAGGCCggctcctcacccccccccccccccgtgtttgtgcgcgtgcagATTAGACACTACCCTGATCGACTTCACGGACATGAAGTGCCAGCGCGGCGACCTCAGCTTCATCTTCAACGGCAACGCCGTCCCGTCGGAGTCCTTCGTGGTGCTGGACAACGAGCAGAAGGTCTACCAGCGGATTCACCACGAGGTGCGTGAGGCGCCTGCGCCCGCGTCGGCCGGGTGCGCGTGCCCGCGTTGATCCCTCCGCCCGTGTGCTCTCAGGAGTCGgagatggagacggaggaggaggtggacatcCTGATGAGCAGCGACGTCTACTCCGCCACGCTCTCCACCAAGTCCATCACCTTCTCCAGGGCACAGACCGGCTGGCTGTTCAGAGAGGACAAGACGGTGGGTCTAACCTAGGGCTCTGCATCCACCTGGCCTCAGCCATGCTAGGAATTTTTAGCAGTTTGTCCCAGAAATAAAGTTGGGAATTTAATGTTGGGTTTAGGTGAAATGAAAGGGAAACAATACTCTCCTGTCTCAACCCTTTTCTTTTCATATAAATGACAAGATACACTCTTGTTATTGCTGCATGTGATACTGACCCAACCTATGCTGTTACTGTTGTTGGCCCATCATATGATGTGTCCTGTTCCACACCACCCACACCATGCAGGAAAGATAATAAATAACTGCTGCGATAAGCCCAGGAAGGAGCCACAGGTGATGGGCTCAGGGCTACAGCACCTGCTGGGAGCATGTGGGTGGTGGAGGCTGTGTGGGTACTGTCATTTTCTGACTTGGGTTTAAGAGGTGACGCCGCGCTGCCTGTCTCCTAACTGTTCCCTCTGTCAGCAGGAGCGCGTGGGAAACTTTCTGGCAGATTTCTACTCGGTGAACGGCCTGGTGCTGGAGTCCAGGAAGAGACGGGAGCATTTGAGCGAGGAGGACATCCTGAGGAACAAAGCCATCATGGAGAGCCTGAGCAAAGGAGGGAACCTCATAGAGCAGAACTTCGAGGTGAGTTTGACTGGACTGGCTCTTTTCCACCCACTGACGACACGGTTGTATAATGGAGCTTCACACTGGCACAGTGTGGCTCCAATATGGCAGATGCTGAAGTATGAAACTCCCACAGTGATTCAACACATGATCTGCACATCAAGGCCGTGTCCAACCGATCAGAACACTTGTACTGAACAAAATCTTTACTGGTGCAGGTTTGTTTCCTTAGTTATTTAGACCGTGCAGTAGAGCACCGTTGTGCACTTTGAGCAGACATTTAGTTCCTCCTCGTATTTGAAAGTCACTGCGGTCTCCTTGGAGTCAatgagaaccagctggagcGCTGCTCTGCTGATCAACCTGCTTACTTCCACCTGCAGCACAACCACCAGCCCAGTCCTGAAGCGGTCCTGTCCCGCTGGAGCCTTGGGGTAGGACACACGTGTGTCAGACAAGAGCACCTTCACCGCGTTTCACTGGTGCATCTGTGCAGAGATAAATCCTCACACAGCATGGTCTTCCTGCCAGACTCTCTCTATGAACCTTTGTTGGGTTTATTGGAAAATTCCTGTCTGActcccctgtttgtgtgtctttgatcTTTCATTTGTTTGAACGTGACAACAGAATGAAAGCCTGCACCACTCACTCGTGTTTTGTGAGGGAGGTCCCCTCCTGATACTCGTGGTTCTGTGTCCTAATACTGCCACCTAGAGGTGGAAGCACAAAGCTGCAAGTTCACGTTGGACACTGTGCGTCCTTCCACCACTGTATGTTCCAGAGTTTGTTTGCCTTTGTCTAAACTCTGAGCATCAAGCCAGTCACACAGACAAAGTCAACGCGCACGTAGATGCTTTTTTTTGTTGACTCCCTCTTGTTCTGTGCCCAGCTTTGTCTAATCACATTGTCCTCTGTCAAACTGTTTATACCGATTTGAGTCAGCTCATTTCACTCTCATTTCATAGACTTCCCTTCCACAGCCACAGAAGGTGAGATCCAGAAGTGGTTGACAGTGACATGGGCTGTGGCTCTGTTTACTACAGGCAGGAAGAGCGGGCAGCTCAGTGTCTGTGGACTCCAGGAAGCGGAGGGCGGCTGGCTTTCCAACAGGGCTTGATGCTATTGATTACATGGATGAAGCCTAAAGCCCCTGGTGCCATGAAATGATGAAGCGGCGGGACTAGAATACCAGCAGATCAGGGTCTACGTCGTGTATACTCTGTCCCCGTCACAACAACTCGCCAGGGCTGATGCAGTGGGAGAGCGAAGGGGGGAAAAACAGCCCCACTGACATTTGTGTGACGTTACGTAGTTTAGGTGGGATGCAGCATGGCCAGGGTGTCGTCTTCATTCAACTCCATCCATCCTCCACACTGTCCACTTATTCTGCCCTAGTTGCCTTATTTAACCGTGGCTTACAAAACCGAGGTCAGCTGGTGCCAGTTCAGACTCTCAACACTGGCGAGAACAGCTCGAACAGAAAGTCGACGGCAGGCAGCGCAGGATGGAGCTCGCTGTAATTTAGGCGCAGACGTTTAAAGTAAGCTAACACCACTGGATGCTGGATGTGGAAGCAGCTAGTGACCATACTACAGCTGGTCAGACTCTACTAATACGCAAATACATAGTAAAGTGGTGCTGTTCAAGGTCTCCACCCAATGGATGGATATAATTGTAGTCAATGTCCAGTCTGTGATGCTTAAACACGGcctttgttggtttgttggcGCCCCCTAGTGGCGGCTGCTGCGCATGTCCTCACACCATTGAATTATTCAGGCTTCACCCTTAAGGGATTTAAACTATCCCACACATGGATCCAGTCTGACAGTAACACGTTTTTATTTCATTCTCGCTGTTCTCCAGCCGACGCGGAGGCAATCTCTAACCCCCCCCTCACCCAACACCATCTCCTGGGAGGAATACATCACTGCCGACAACGGGAAGTAAGTGGAGACCTAACTTATACCCAGGAGATATTTACACATAATGTTACTGGATATTATAGCTAGATACCGgaaagttatttatttaaattcattatAGTAATAGAATAGTATGTAATGTTTTCTGTCACATGTACAAAGgttcattaaatgttttttctggGACAACAATATGTCCGGTCAGACTCTCACCCTGAAGCCTTCATCGCTCATTAACCTCGTGTCCCTCTCCCTCAGAGCTCCTCATTTAGGGAGAGAGCTGGTCTGCAAGGAGAGCAAGAAAAACTTCAAAGCCACAATAGCCATGAGTCAAGACTTCCCTTTGGGCATTGAATCGTGAGTCAGAGGCTTcacattttcttctttctaCCTCTCTGTGGTGCTGATGAAAATATTAACAGGGATGAAAACTGTTAATAATGATGAGTAGTCAGTAAAATATTCACAACTCCGTTGCCATTGTTTGTTTCTCAGGTTGTTGAATGTTCTGGAGGTGATTGCACCGTTCAAGCACTTTAATAAACTCAGGGAGTTTGTTCAGATGAAGCTCCCACCCGGCTTTCCTGTTAAACTCGGTGAGTTGCAATAGCTTCTGCATGGCTAATagaaaaaagtaacaaaaaacaCGTTAAGGGACGTAATAGGTCGATAGTCAAATGATTTGATATTTGCCACAGCTGTGGACATCCTTGTGACATTTTAAAGGTGTAATCCACAGCTGCTCCCGTCTCTCCCTACAGACATCCCTGTATTTCCCACCATCACGGCCACGGTGACGTTTCAGGAGTTTCGCTATGATGAGTTTGACCAGTCCATATTCACCATCCCCGGCGATTATAAAGAAGACCCGAGTCGCTTCCCTGACCTTTAAACAGGAAGCGAACAACGCCAGGCTACAAACTGAAGAACTGTGGGAGGGTTCTGGACTTCACGGCCTATGACACTGAGTACAGGCCACAAAACGATGCAAGGACTGTGAGCACCTCCTCCGTTAACGTTAAAGTGGGTGTCAGCGAACATTCCTGATACACGTAGAGGAAATTAGAGGTATTTAAGTCTGAAAGAGGACGTGTTCAACTGACAGGACATCAAACACTGACTGAGAGGTTTCTGGAAGGATCTCACTAAAATCAGTTTTTAGGTTCGTTACCTACTGAAGCAGATTTTTAAATAATCTCAAGGTGCAAAGTTCTTTTTAGTTTTGTGATATAAGAGATCACTGTAAATTTACACGTCAAGTGGTAACTAGTCTGTACTTGTATAAGGCCTTTCTACCTTACTGGTACTCAGAGCGCTTTAACGCTGCTTCTTAGTCGCCCATTTCCACACACGACTGCTTCGGTGTCTTGCCCGAGGACACGTGGACATGAGCGAGGAAGGCAGGAATTGAACCACCTACTGCTCTACGTCTGGAGCCACCGTCACCCTGAACGCCCCCACAGTAAAGCCGGTTTACACTAAAAGGCGTGAATGAGGCCCTGAGAGGAGGGTTGGGTTGGGAAGTCAACCTCCGTGTCCACGGCCTCATTTTGCTCCATTACTTTCCTCAGACTCCTATAGTTTGGTTTTGGAGTTTGGAGCATCTCGTCCTCCTGAATGTCCACACTCTGCACGAGCAACAGGCACAGACgtggctgctggtgctgcctCAGCCCCCCGGTCTGACgggtggaggctgtgatgcaTAGAGTACCTGCTGCCCACCACTATGGTTCCTTCTCTTTGTCTTGTGCATGACTGTCAATTTAATGCACACCTTCCAAATCCACAGGAGGATGAGGACATTTAGAAAAGTTCCCTGAGAGGTACTGAACAAAAGTCATCACTTTAAATTCACAAAGCTGAAAATCTCTTTCTACTTTTGTAGATTAAGAAACGTTTTCTGCACATTATTAAGCGACTTGCATCAGTGATTTGTGGAGTAGCGTCACTGAATCTTTTTGGGGCACGATTTAAATCCACTACAGCAACTCTGACACTTGTGATCGAACCCTCACTCCTGCTTTGACTCGTCCAGGGAGCAGTTACGATGTCGACGCTTCCTGCACGATTCCTCACCTTTTGTAAATTATGTAACAAAGTGTACAGTCCTGCATAAAGGAGGCTGGATGTATAGAAGGAGGCTTCTCGCTACCGAGTCGTGCAGGTTTTACTCAATGAACAGCAGGCGTTCCCTGTGGTGTACATGCGTCTTACATCGTTTACCttggtttctttttatttgtgctCATGAAGAGGAACAAATGGATGTGGATTAGTTTTTTTCTGTAGCTTCATGTTTGATTTTACCAGTTTGAACCATGGtagaggttgttgtttttttttgtatttctcatCCTCCTTTGTTGTAGCCAACCACGTGAAGAGCCGACAGAGCTGCTGTCGTTCGTAGCTCTTGAATAAACAGCTGTTGTAGAGGACAGTCAACTTATGCTCGTTTGTTAGCTGCCACAGGACTAGTTCTGACGGCTAAAGGTCAGCATCCAGCTAAGCTTCCTTTATGTCCCCATGTTTTACGTTTTCAACCAATTGCATTTCTATTATTCACCTGTTCAGTACTGGAGCTAAAGGACATGTGCCCCTGCTGAAACCTTTACTTCAGCTGTTTGATTTTTACCTTGTGTAAGAAGTGATTCATTAATCTACATGTCAGTTGTACAGCAAAAACTGTTGTATAAGTCTCCAACACTATTTTCGTATAAAAtgtactaaaataaaaacattcacatcTGAGTTTGGCCGTGTCTTTATCCCCATCAAATTAGTCCAAATTTTAATAGTTTAAAACAAAGACTGGTGAATTACTCAGTTTTTTAAGTTAAGAGTACTTCAGTGTAACCTCTTAGTTTTTGTCCTCAAAAGCCAAAATCACTCAGACTTTGCTTTCAATAAAAATCTTGTCAATTACTTTCACATGCTTTTGCTTTAATCATTTCTTTCAGTGGTAAATCAAAAATTTGACCCAATTTTATTAGTTTCTTTTGGAAAACCTATTGCAGACAGGATTTCAATCAACACATTTCAATCTACAGTGTACACTTACAAAGGTTGTAAATAGGAAGGTCAGCTGAAACATGACAGCTACAGACAATACAGTGGTTACAGTGGTACTTTACAAAACGGGTCGGCAACTGAAATGATGTAAAGCTTCTGCCAGGTGTGGACTAACAACTAATGAGGAGACTCAACCCTGActagtaaaatatttacaaatgctgtgtttgtggaaaaCATTTTGTAATCTACTGTCAGGAAAAACAAGTTTATAATAAAAGGGAACAAAACAGAAATTAACAATCTTTAAAAACAGTACAGCAATGAAAATTTAAAATcccatgttgtgtttttcaatATTTAGTCttcgttttgttgtttttacaaaaatTGACAGCTTTCCTTCTACACTCCCCCCACCCCGTACTTCTACAGTTAAGACAACAAATCCTTTTAACCAATCAGGCACAGATGTTGTGAcctatattaaaatataaaaagagAACAGTGGAAAGACTACAGCAACTGGTTCGGCCTCCATGTTCCTAATCGCTCATCTCCATGTCCTCCTGATGGTGATCGTCTCCGTTAAGTTTGGACTTTTTGGGCATTTGGCTCTCAGACCTTTCGATCTCTTCCTGAACTTTGGGGGatgaagcagagtcagagtcgctcttcctctcatcttcatcctcctctcctttttcaCTGTCATAACCTTGCTCCTCTTCATCGTAATCCCGGGTCACCTGCGTCCCACAGAACGCAGACGGTCAGTACGGCCATTACCAAATGTTGAAGCATCACGTCTTCCAGTGTGCTGAACATACCTTAACGTCTCCCTTTTCACTGTCAGACTTGCGGTCTCGATCTCGCTCCTtgtctttgctcttttttttcttgctggcGGAACGCTCCCTTTCGTCTCTGCTCCGGtccctgtcctccctcctctctcggTCCCGGTCCTTTTCACGATCCTTgtccttcttcttttcttttttgtggctGTAAACATTAAATGCCCAAAATTAGCTGCTGATACATTGTACTCAATGTAAActtaagaataaataaaaacctacCGTCTAGGTGATGGAGACCTGGTCAGCCTCCTTTTTGGGGACCGAGACGCAGTGCGGCTTCGCCTGTGTCtcctgtttattaaaaaaaattttaaaatgtaCACAATATCTAGCTTTGGATTAAACTGCCTGCATATATTTTGAGTAGCAGTACATTTACTGCATACCAACTGATGCACAGTGCATATAACAAGTAATTCCCATTATGAAAAGTTATATTTCACTAATAAAATCCAACACTGCTCACCGAGTAATGCTCCGGGACCTCCGGGCGCTGCTGTAGCTCTTGGGGGGTGTCTTTGACCTCTTCTTCGacttttcctcctttctcctgtCCCTGATCAAgacacatcatcatcaacatcatcatgaGAAAACATCAGCCCatacaggaaatggaaactttACCAATACAACCAACCTGCTTTAATTAAGACACTGTTAGACTACAGCAACATACATGCAGTCACCaaacaataaaaagttaaaGGCAGCTACTTTGTTGAGATTCTGACCTAGATCTACTACGGCGGCCTCTATCGCGGGAGTGGGTCCTCCTCCTTCGTGGGCTCTTGGACCGCCTCCTATTCCTTGAATGGGACCTGCGCCGAGACCTGCTCTTTGAACGTCTaacaaaataaagatgaaaGTTTTTAGAACACGTTACAGGTGTTATTCTTTATCTAATAGAAGAGGCAGAATGAGTGAAAAGTGTTGGTGGCATAGAGGTGACAGCTGCTTCACAAGCAGGCAACCAATCAGCCAATGCAATGCTGTTAAATGCAGAATTTGTTCTGACGTGGGTTCACCTGTGTCTTGAGCGGGATGTGGACCGCCTGCGTCTGGACCGCGAGCGAGAACGGGAATGTTTGCGCTTGTCATCTTTCTTATCTGCAGAATGAGGACAAATTTAGTTTTCTACAAATACTTAACtgttccaaaaaaaaaaaaaaccaagaactTACTTCCTGGTTCAATGGCTGCAGAAATGAGAGACTGGGCCTCTCTGACTCTCTTCATGGCCTCTTCGATCTCCTTATTGGATGCGTCTGCCTTCAGCCCTGGATTTAAGTTCAGTCCAGCTGCCAATGGATTTAATCTGCAAGAGCcagaatatataatatatattggGATATACTGATAGATGTTATTCAAAAACACATATTTAGGCATGATGCCATTCATAGGAGACTGTATAATTTCTTACTTGGGGTCCATGGACTGCATGAGCTTCAAGAAGTCTGCAGAAAGAGCCTGAAAGAGACATTTTGAACATTAGAACATGTGTTAAAACTTTTCTTTGCATGTTACTGATAAAAAGCAGCTCACCTGGGGGTTCATATTTGCACCTGGCAGTCCCATTGCAGCCATCTGCTCCATGTTGGGAGCTCCAAGACCCCCAAATGGTGTCCCTCCAATCTAAAGTGTTGGACACGGACAGTTATGGTACAGAGTGAAGCTTGACAAGGAGCTAAACAAACAGCACTAGAGTAATTCTCTCAAATCTATTCCTAATTAACAGTATGCAATAAGATCATGAGTATGAAGGATTATCtacatcaatttaaaaaaaatcacagcagaTGAGCAAGTTGCATCTTACACAGCCAAGTCTTCACAACAAGCAGCACTCACGGGAAATATCTCATTTTTAGGTAAAATGGACTTGAGGATTGATGTATTACAACTGTTCATTAGTACTCAAGCAATTAAAAACACTGCCCAAATTACAAAATGGAAGAACACTCGGCCTAATTAAAGTTCTGGTGCTTGCAGGTCACTGAACAAGAAGGCTGAATGCATGCCTGTGTCGACTGACACATACTGACATATGAACTGCTTGGGCTGAGGTCACATGATGATGTTAATATAAACATGACCAGCATTTATCCTACAATTAGGAATCTACTTAAACAACAAATCAATAGCAAAGCTAAACCTATGAGTAGGACTTGAGCTGAACTCACTGTGGCCAGGGGATTGGGTGTTGGAAGAAGGCCTCCACCAGGCATCATACCTGCTACGGCGTTGGCTGGAGCAAGCAGCGACATAGCTTTAGACTCATCAGGAATGACTCCTGGAGAGAAACAACATTTCATTATATGCTCCAAGCAAACAGCAATCAACACTCAGACAAGACTTGCAGACAAGTCACCTCAGTCTAACTACTCTGtagcagaaaaaataaaaagccactTTTTGTCTTGTCTGTAAATCTTGAGCCctggcttttgtgtgtgtgtgaaagtatGATTAGCAGCTATGAGTTTAAAAGTCACAATACACACTGTGGTCAACACTGCCAAGATTTTATCACCTGTACTTGTTTTTTAAGTCATGAACCAAACGTAAGCAAGCACAGCCAGTTGTCCCGTGGGATGTGCTCTCAACTTTCATTAGATGTTTTATGAACAAGCGACTCGCGCCGGCTGCTTCGCTATAAAGCACACAAAAACATTGAGATACAGAAAACAAAGTTCATGATTTGAGTGGAGACAAGGGTACATTTCAACATCACTTACCATCACCAatagaaagacagaaaaggttCAGTTACCTTTTCTGGGCTTTTGTTGGTGGTTACTTTATACAATCCCACCATTAAAAATATTTGGATACCAGTGCTGTTAACAGGCTACAGTGCTAAACTGTTAGACAACAATATGTTACAAAACACTAAACATTGAAGATAATTTGCACTAAACAGTTAGGGACTATGGCCAGCAAAAGCCATAATAAAAAGCATTTACAAAAGAGCCCGAAgctgaagaaaaaacaaaatcaaaaggTAATATCTTTAAGGAGATGATCATCCATGGTTGTGCAATCTGAAA from Betta splendens chromosome 4, fBetSpl5.4, whole genome shotgun sequence includes:
- the LOC114854636 gene encoding ankyrin repeat domain-containing protein 13C isoform X1, which translates into the protein MTGEKVRSLRKDHRPSKDEDLLEPDEEAATGTFAAAKAGGRSRASKIFSNHKLIKSPSTQQHNQQPQVNANTNTLSTADVVDDNNKNPVVRTGHDFPVHECVFKGDVRRLSSLIRTQSIAQKDIHGNTPLHLAVMMGHKECAHLLLAHNAPVKVKNAQGWSPLAEAISYGDRQMITALLRKLKQQSRESVEDKRPKLLKALKELGDFYLELHWDFQSWVPLLSRILPSDACKIYKQGINIRLDTTLIDFTDMKCQRGDLSFIFNGNAVPSESFVVLDNEQKVYQRIHHEESEMETEEEVDILMSSDVYSATLSTKSITFSRAQTGWLFREDKTERVGNFLADFYSVNGLVLESRKRREHLSEEDILRNKAIMESLSKGGNLIEQNFEPTRRQSLTPPSPNTISWEEYITADNGKAPHLGRELVCKESKKNFKATIAMSQDFPLGIESLLNVLEVIAPFKHFNKLREFVQMKLPPGFPVKLDIPVFPTITATVTFQEFRYDEFDQSIFTIPGDYKEDPSRFPDL
- the LOC114854636 gene encoding ankyrin repeat domain-containing protein 13C-A isoform X3, with translation MTGEKVRSLRKDHRPSKDEDLLEPDEEAATGTFAAAKAGGRSRASKIFSNHKLIKSPSTQQHNQQPQVNANTNTLSTADVVDDNNKNPVVRTGHDFPVHECVFKGDVRRLSSLIRTQSIAQKDIHGNTPLHLAVMMGHKECAHLLLAHNAPVKVKNAQGWSPLAEAISYGDRQMITALLRKLKQQSRESVEDKRPKLLKALKELGDFYLELHWDFQSWVPLLSRILPSDACKIYKQGINIRLDTTLIDFTDMKCQRGDLSFIFNGNAVPSESFVVLDNEQKVYQRIHHEESEMETEEEVDILMSSDVYSATLSTKSITFSRAQTGWLFREDKTERVGNFLADFYSVNGLVLESRKRREHLSEEDILRNKAIMESLSKGGNLIEQNFEAGRAGSSVSVDSRKRRAAGFPTGLDAIDYMDEA
- the LOC114854636 gene encoding ankyrin repeat domain-containing protein 13C-A isoform X2, yielding MTGEKVRSLRKDHRPSKDEDLLEPDEEAATGTFAAAKAGGRSRASKIFSNHKLIKSPSTQQHNQQPQVNANTNTLSTADVVDDNNKNPVVRTGHDFPVHECVFKGDVRRLSSLIRTQSIAQKDIHGNTPLHLAVMMGHKVTALLRKLKQQSRESVEDKRPKLLKALKELGDFYLELHWDFQSWVPLLSRILPSDACKIYKQGINIRLDTTLIDFTDMKCQRGDLSFIFNGNAVPSESFVVLDNEQKVYQRIHHEESEMETEEEVDILMSSDVYSATLSTKSITFSRAQTGWLFREDKTERVGNFLADFYSVNGLVLESRKRREHLSEEDILRNKAIMESLSKGGNLIEQNFEPTRRQSLTPPSPNTISWEEYITADNGKAPHLGRELVCKESKKNFKATIAMSQDFPLGIESLLNVLEVIAPFKHFNKLREFVQMKLPPGFPVKLDIPVFPTITATVTFQEFRYDEFDQSIFTIPGDYKEDPSRFPDL
- the LOC114854637 gene encoding serine/arginine-rich splicing factor 11-like, giving the protein MNSSTHVIQVTNVSPSTTSEQMRTLFGFLGNIEELKLFPPDDSPLPVTSRVCFVKFHEPESVGVSQHLTNTVFVDRALIVVPFAEGVIPDESKAMSLLAPANAVAGMMPGGGLLPTPNPLATIGGTPFGGLGAPNMEQMAAMGLPGANMNPQALSADFLKLMQSMDPKLNPLAAGLNLNPGLKADASNKEIEEAMKRVREAQSLISAAIEPGNKKDDKRKHSRSRSRSRRRRSTSRSRHRRSKSRSRRRSHSRNRRRSKSPRRRRTHSRDRGRRSRSRDRRKEEKSKKRSKTPPKSYSSARRSRSITRRHRRSRTASRSPKRRLTRSPSPRRHKKEKKKDKDREKDRDRERREDRDRSRDERERSASKKKKSKDKERDRDRKSDSEKGDVKVTRDYDEEEQGYDSEKGEEDEDERKSDSDSASSPKVQEEIERSESQMPKKSKLNGDDHHQEDMEMSD